The following are from one region of the Pseudohongiella spirulinae genome:
- the murG gene encoding undecaprenyldiphospho-muramoylpentapeptide beta-N-acetylglucosaminyltransferase, which yields MSSPTVLIMAAGTGGHIFPALSVARRLQSEGINVEWLGTPTGMENDVLSGTNIVLHQLPVRGLRGKRLISLLSAPIMLLTSLWAALKVMKQIKPCCVLGMGGYVAGPGGLAAWLSRRPLVLHEQNSVAGTTNRILVPFAQAVLQSFTGTFKPSKKLVSSGNPVRADIEALYSVQRSFCKDGKLHVLVIGGSLGAANLNTHVIEAVSRVKPELDIEVWHQTGRQKYQSAMDMCQRYKLSESDAYRLAPFIDDMAEAYQWADLIICRAGAGTLSELAVAGLPSVLVPYPYAIDDHQTANARHLSDAGAAVLIADHMLDSGQLAQLLQSFAADPARLQTMSVAARAAAHPDACARVARVCQEVCHVA from the coding sequence ATGAGTTCTCCGACCGTGTTGATTATGGCTGCAGGTACCGGTGGACATATCTTTCCGGCGTTGTCGGTTGCCCGGCGCTTGCAATCAGAGGGTATCAATGTCGAATGGTTAGGTACACCAACGGGCATGGAAAATGATGTCTTGTCGGGTACCAATATCGTTCTGCATCAATTGCCGGTGAGGGGGTTGCGCGGTAAGCGCCTGATATCACTTTTAAGTGCACCGATCATGCTGCTGACATCGCTTTGGGCAGCGCTGAAAGTGATGAAACAGATCAAGCCGTGTTGTGTCCTGGGTATGGGAGGCTATGTGGCTGGTCCGGGTGGGTTGGCTGCCTGGTTATCACGTCGCCCCCTGGTGTTGCATGAGCAGAATTCAGTGGCCGGAACGACCAACCGCATTCTTGTTCCGTTTGCGCAGGCGGTGCTGCAGTCATTTACTGGCACGTTCAAACCCTCCAAAAAACTTGTCAGCAGTGGCAATCCTGTTCGCGCTGATATTGAAGCTTTGTATAGTGTGCAGCGCTCTTTCTGCAAAGATGGCAAGCTCCATGTGCTGGTTATCGGCGGCAGTCTGGGTGCTGCCAATCTTAATACGCACGTAATTGAGGCTGTGTCTCGAGTAAAACCGGAACTTGATATTGAAGTCTGGCATCAGACCGGCAGACAAAAGTATCAATCGGCAATGGACATGTGCCAACGTTACAAGCTGAGTGAATCTGATGCGTATCGATTGGCACCATTCATTGATGATATGGCTGAGGCTTACCAATGGGCTGATCTGATCATTTGTCGCGCGGGTGCGGGTACTTTATCTGAGCTTGCAGTGGCAGGTTTGCCGTCCGTGTTAGTGCCTTATCCATATGCTATCGATGATCATCAGACAGCAAATGCGCGTCACCTGTCGGATGCCGGTGCCGCCGTGCTTATCGCCGACCACATGCTTGATTCCGGGCAACTGGCGCAATTACTGCAATCTTTTGCGGCCGATCCCGCGCGGTTGCAGACGATGTCTGTAGCAGCCAGAGCCGCAGCACATCCCGATGCCTGTGCCAGGGTGGCCCGTGTTTGCCAGGAGGTGTGTCATGTCGCCTGA
- the ftsW gene encoding putative lipid II flippase FtsW, with the protein MTSLINRSRGAVRVSVSDKAAMPNVLLLVMIALLGVGLVIMTSASMDIANSQSGDPLYFFKRQVFFIGVGVGVLMIMLHVSMELWYRLSTALLVLSLVLLVLVLIPGVGTVVNGSARWIDLGFYRLQPSEMTKVFMVLYMAAFLSRRRDEVQLSWSGFLKPMVIMGVAVVLLHFEPDHGAMVIIMATTFTLLFLGGVRLHRFMLLVMLCFAAFAYLAISKPYVINRLTSFLNPWAAEYVYGEGYQLTQALIAFGRGEWFGVGLGNSIQKLYFLPEAHTDFVLSILAEELGIAGVLLVLGLFTVLIVKALKLGSQAQQQEQLFSAFVAYGLAMIFATQTFINFGVNTGLLPTKGLTLPFLSYGGNSLLISFVMVGLLLRIDYELQNPRDHREDSQ; encoded by the coding sequence GTGACTAGTCTGATTAATAGATCCAGAGGCGCGGTCAGAGTTTCCGTCAGTGACAAGGCGGCAATGCCGAATGTGCTGCTGCTGGTCATGATTGCTTTGCTGGGGGTTGGTCTGGTGATCATGACATCCGCCTCGATGGATATCGCCAACAGCCAGTCGGGTGATCCACTTTACTTCTTCAAGCGCCAGGTATTTTTCATCGGGGTTGGTGTCGGCGTGTTGATGATTATGTTGCACGTCAGCATGGAACTCTGGTATCGCCTTAGTACGGCTTTGCTGGTTTTGTCTCTGGTGCTATTGGTGTTGGTTCTGATTCCGGGGGTCGGCACGGTGGTAAATGGCAGTGCCCGGTGGATCGATCTGGGTTTTTATCGCCTGCAGCCTTCTGAGATGACAAAAGTATTTATGGTTCTGTATATGGCTGCGTTTCTGTCACGTCGACGCGATGAAGTTCAACTGAGCTGGTCCGGTTTCCTCAAGCCCATGGTGATAATGGGGGTAGCGGTAGTGCTGCTGCATTTTGAGCCAGATCACGGAGCCATGGTGATAATAATGGCGACCACCTTTACGCTGTTGTTTCTGGGTGGTGTCAGGCTGCATCGGTTTATGTTGCTGGTAATGCTGTGTTTTGCGGCTTTTGCCTACCTGGCCATCAGCAAACCCTATGTAATTAATCGACTGACCTCCTTCCTGAATCCGTGGGCTGCGGAGTACGTATATGGTGAAGGTTATCAATTGACACAAGCACTGATTGCCTTTGGCCGGGGAGAATGGTTCGGTGTTGGTCTTGGCAACAGTATACAGAAGCTTTATTTTTTACCGGAGGCACACACCGACTTTGTCTTGTCCATTCTGGCAGAAGAGTTAGGTATTGCCGGTGTGCTGCTGGTGCTTGGTCTTTTCACTGTATTGATAGTCAAGGCTCTCAAGCTGGGCAGTCAGGCGCAGCAGCAAGAGCAGTTGTTCAGCGCCTTTGTGGCGTATGGGCTGGCGATGATTTTCGCCACCCAGACGTTTATCAATTTTGGTGTCAATACGGGATTGCTACCAACAAAAGGGCTGACACTGCCCTTTCTGAGTTACGGTGGCAACAGCCTGTTGATCAGCTTTGTCATGGTGGGTCTGTTGCTGCGCATAGATTATGAATTGCAGAATCCACGAGATCATCGGGAGGATTCGCAATGA
- the murD gene encoding UDP-N-acetylmuramoyl-L-alanine--D-glutamate ligase, whose protein sequence is MSDNNAPKFKVIVGLGKTGLSCARYFHERGEAFRVIDNRFSPPCLPEFEVEFPFAEVELGEFSESTLMEAGEIVLSPGVSKATPEIAKAIAAGVSVTGDIDIFSRAAKAPIVAVTGSNGKSTVVTLVAEMARQSGLNIGVGGNLDGRASVPALDLLRLGNKDLYILELSSFQLETTTKLGAEVATILNISEDHLDRYESMSDYIEAKKRIFRSCHQAVINRDETPELYNSLTAQQVVCSFGSDEPGNNQLGVVLHERESWVAMGDHLIMPARDIRLPGRHNLSNAMAAFALGQAVGISESAMVTTLREFGGLPHRCQHVRNLRGVDYYNDSKGTNVGATLVAIQAVAERTRGELVLIAGGVGKGADFSPLLPLLDKYVKRVILIGKDAPLLASVIKDSTDIMRASSIEEAVLEAAESANDNDAVLLSPACASYDMFKDFAHRGRAFVAAVEALS, encoded by the coding sequence ATGAGTGACAACAACGCACCAAAATTCAAGGTGATCGTTGGTCTGGGCAAGACAGGGTTGTCGTGCGCGCGTTATTTCCATGAACGAGGCGAGGCGTTTCGGGTTATCGATAATCGATTCAGCCCACCCTGCCTGCCAGAGTTTGAAGTTGAGTTTCCGTTTGCTGAGGTCGAACTGGGAGAATTTTCCGAGAGCACTCTGATGGAGGCGGGCGAAATTGTTCTGAGTCCTGGAGTCAGCAAGGCAACACCCGAGATTGCCAAGGCCATTGCGGCCGGGGTGTCTGTGACGGGAGATATCGACATTTTCAGTCGAGCTGCCAAGGCGCCGATTGTTGCAGTAACTGGTTCCAATGGGAAAAGTACGGTGGTCACACTGGTTGCAGAGATGGCAAGGCAGTCAGGATTGAATATTGGAGTCGGCGGCAACCTTGACGGACGTGCCAGCGTGCCGGCGCTTGATCTGCTGCGTCTGGGCAACAAGGATCTGTATATTCTTGAGCTCTCAAGCTTTCAGCTGGAAACCACAACGAAACTTGGGGCAGAAGTCGCCACGATACTCAATATCAGCGAAGACCACCTGGATCGCTACGAGAGTATGTCTGACTATATTGAGGCCAAGAAGCGTATCTTCCGCTCCTGTCATCAGGCGGTCATCAATCGTGACGAAACCCCCGAGCTATACAATAGTCTGACAGCGCAGCAGGTGGTCTGCTCGTTTGGTAGCGATGAGCCAGGCAATAATCAACTGGGTGTGGTGTTGCACGAGCGTGAGTCATGGGTGGCGATGGGTGATCATCTCATTATGCCTGCGCGGGATATACGACTGCCAGGCAGACATAATCTGAGCAACGCCATGGCCGCATTCGCGCTGGGCCAGGCCGTCGGTATCTCAGAGAGCGCCATGGTTACCACTTTGCGGGAATTCGGTGGTCTGCCACATCGTTGCCAGCATGTAAGAAATCTGCGTGGCGTGGATTATTACAATGACTCCAAGGGTACTAATGTGGGTGCCACACTGGTGGCCATTCAGGCTGTAGCTGAGCGCACTCGCGGCGAGCTGGTGCTGATTGCTGGCGGTGTTGGCAAAGGTGCCGATTTCTCACCCTTATTGCCGCTATTGGACAAATATGTCAAGCGCGTGATTCTGATTGGCAAGGATGCTCCATTGCTGGCCTCGGTTATCAAGGACAGCACAGATATCATGCGAGCCTCATCTATCGAGGAAGCGGTGCTTGAGGCGGCAGAGAGTGCCAATGACAATGATGCCGTATTGTTGTCACCGGCCTGTGCCAGTTATGACATGTTTAAAGACTTTGCTCATCGCGGTCGTGCCTTTGTTGCCGCTGTGGAGGCGCTGTCGTGA
- the mraY gene encoding phospho-N-acetylmuramoyl-pentapeptide-transferase codes for MLVLLSEYLSQFNSGFTVFQYITVRGIMGILTALIVALMVGPAMIRRLNRHQIGQVVRSDGPESHFSKAGTPTMGGALILVGIAFSTLLWADLRNVYVWVVMLVTLMFGAIGWVDDYRKVFRKDPVGLPARWKYFWQSVVGLGAAVFLYTNATDPVQTAYIVPFFKDVAIETGLLYIVITYFVIVGASNAVNLTDGLDGLAILPTVMVGGALGIIAYLAGHAEFSAYLRIPFVSGAGELVIFCGAMLGAGLGFLWFNTYPAQVFMGDVGALALGAALGIVAVIARHEIVLFIMGGIFVMETVSVILQVASFKLTGKRIFRMAPIHHHFELKGWPEPRVIVRFWIITVMLVLFGLATLKLR; via the coding sequence ATGCTGGTACTGTTATCCGAATACCTGTCCCAGTTTAACAGCGGCTTTACGGTGTTTCAGTATATTACTGTGCGCGGCATCATGGGTATTTTGACCGCATTGATTGTTGCGTTAATGGTCGGGCCAGCGATGATCAGGCGTCTGAACAGGCATCAAATAGGCCAGGTTGTGCGTTCGGATGGTCCGGAGAGTCATTTCAGCAAAGCAGGTACGCCAACGATGGGCGGCGCCCTCATATTGGTTGGTATCGCCTTCAGCACATTGCTTTGGGCAGATCTGCGCAATGTCTATGTCTGGGTAGTCATGCTGGTGACATTGATGTTCGGGGCGATTGGCTGGGTCGACGACTACCGAAAAGTTTTCCGTAAAGATCCCGTAGGTCTGCCTGCCCGCTGGAAGTACTTTTGGCAATCTGTTGTGGGTCTGGGTGCTGCGGTGTTTCTGTATACAAATGCAACTGACCCGGTACAGACTGCCTATATTGTTCCGTTTTTCAAAGACGTTGCTATAGAGACTGGGCTTCTTTACATCGTCATCACTTATTTTGTCATTGTTGGTGCCAGTAATGCGGTCAATTTGACCGATGGTCTGGATGGCCTGGCTATCTTGCCGACAGTCATGGTCGGTGGGGCGCTGGGAATTATTGCATATCTGGCCGGTCACGCCGAATTTTCCGCTTATCTGCGAATTCCGTTTGTCAGTGGTGCTGGTGAATTGGTCATTTTCTGCGGTGCAATGCTGGGCGCCGGACTTGGATTTTTGTGGTTTAACACTTATCCCGCACAGGTTTTTATGGGTGATGTCGGTGCGCTTGCATTGGGCGCGGCGCTGGGGATTGTCGCCGTAATTGCACGCCACGAAATCGTGTTGTTCATCATGGGTGGAATATTCGTCATGGAAACGGTCTCGGTCATCCTGCAGGTGGCATCGTTCAAATTGACCGGCAAACGAATTTTTCGAATGGCGCCGATTCATCATCATTTTGAATTGAAGGGTTGGCCAGAACCGCGGGTTATTGTCCGGTTCTGGATTATTACGGTGATGCTGGTTCTGTTCGGACTGGCAACATTGAAACTCAGATAG